The DNA segment TAATCCCAGGGAATATCGACTTCGCGTTCTCCATAGCAACCGGATCATAGGCCCTCACCTTTGCACGGTCTTTGAGGAGGGCCTCGACGAGAGAGAGCGAAGGTGCCTCCCTCAGGTCATCGGTATTCGGCTTAAAGGACAGACCGAGCAGAGCGATGGCTTTCCCTCTCAACCCGCCCATCGCATTTTTCATCTTGTCATAGGCGATCTTTTTCTGGTTCTCGTTCGCGAGAACCGCCGCGTTGATAATCTTCAGGTCCGTCCCGTGATCCTGCGCTATCTTGAGGAGCGCCCTTGTATCCTTCGGAAAACAGGACCCTCCAAAACCGGGACCCGCATGGAGAAACTTCGACCCTATCCGCTGGTCAAGACCCATGCCCTTGGCGACCATCTTCACATCGGCACCGACCCTCTCACAGAGATTCGCAATCTCGTTGATGAAGGATACCTTCGTAGCGAGAAAAGAATTTGAGGCATATTTTATCAATTCCGCCGTCTCGATATTCGTTATGATGAAGGGAGTCTCGATGAGGTAGAGCGGTTTGTAGAGGTCTTTCAGGATGGCTATCGCCTCCTGACTGGACGCGCCGATCACGACCCGGTTCGGCCTCATGAAGTCCTCTATGGCCGCCCCTTCCCTGAGGAACTCGGGGTTTGAGACGATGTCGAAATTATTTCGTGTCTTCAGATTCTTTTCGATGATCTGCCGAATCCTTTCCCCTGTTCCCACGGGGACCGTGCTCTTTGTGACAATCACCTTGTACTCGTCCATATGCCGGGCTATCTCGGCGGCAACCTCGTCGATGTACTTCATGTCGGCAGAACCGTCTCCCCTCGGAGGCGTTCCGACTGCGATGAAGACCACGAGTGCAGAATCCACCGCCTCCTTTATCTTGGTCGAAAAGGTGAGCCTCCCCTGCTTCAGGTTTCTCCTGACGAGGTCTTCCAGTCCCGGCTCGTAGAAGGGCACCTTACCTCTCCCGAGGGATTTTATCTTTTTCTCGTCCTTGTCAACGCACGTGACGAAGACGCCGAATTCGGCAAAACATGCACCGGTCACAAGTCCGACATACCCGGTTCCGATTATTCCTATATGCATTTCCGACCCACCCCTTCAATTTTTTTGAGGAGATTCTTCATGCCTCACATTCGAGGCTTCTATTATGGCAAAGGATCTGTTTCTTGTAAACCTTCCCCGCTCCAGACGACCCCTGCGGCACCGCTTCGCATTCCTAAGGCACTTCTCTTCGTTGACAACTAGAAAGTCAACGAGACATGCGGAAAAGAGTCAGGACAATTGATCGTCCTTCATCAACTTTTTGGGATCCTGAAGGTTAAACATGCGCTCCAGCATTTCGTCCACAACCACGTTCGGCTTTTCTCGTTCGATGACCTTGCCGTCCCAGTTGTACTGCCAAATATACACAGACCTCTTGAAATTGAAGCCGACGAATGCCGTCCAGCTGTTGGAAAACGAATCACGAAATGAAAGAAGTGAATACCTTCGCGACGGATTTTCAGTGTATACCGGCTGCGTGTATTTGGGCCACTGCTTGGCAAAAATACTGATGTCCTCCTTGGTTTCCTGCAATCGCAATGGCGGACGCGGATTCAAATTGACGACATCCTTTTCGGCCATGGTCTGCCCGAGCAGAACCGCGAGGTCCCCACCTTTTTCCTCAGAGGACGCGGTATCGAAAGCCTCGTATGGCAACGGCTCACCGAGTTCCGGTAATTGCCGCGCCAATGCCCGCATGAAAGCCCGGTAGGCAAAAAACGCACCGTAGGCGTTCCAGTGCGTATCCGTATAGAGATACGTGCGTCCTGTCTTCTTTGCCTCCAGCAAGGCTGGGCGGAGGTCCAGCACTTCTACAGACGAATGTGTCTTCATGTGAGCGATGAATTGATCCAGCTTGGTCTGTGGCCCCACCTTCGTAAGCCAGTCCGGCAGGTATTCCGGGTAAACCGAATGCTTGTCAGGCGGAATCACAAACAGGTATTTTATACCCCGATTGGCCAGCCAGTCGCGCCGCTTCTCGAGCAATGCCTGCCAGTTTTTTAAGTCTTCCGGGGTGAAGAGTTTTGCGCCGCGGAAATGCTCGATCATCTGCTCGCCGGTGTAAAAAAGCCAACCGTTACGGCCAATCATCACGTCAGGATGTGTCGCCTCTCTGAAGAGCTCGTGCTTCCATTTTTGCTCACAGCGGATAAGCCTTCTGCGGAAACCAAAGTGATCACTAAAGTAAGCTTCCAGGCCCGCAGGCAGGGCGCGGACACCGTTCACACTCAGGATGACCTGAGGAAACTTGGCAGGCGGGCGTTTTTCGTTTACCCACGGAACCCGGTCCAGATTGAAAAAAGAATCGAGTGTCGGCAGCCAGAGCAGAATCAAAAAGACGATCGAGAGCAGGAGCGACATGCCGTTGTTCACCCTCTCGAAGGAGCGAGAATGCTTCATGGCTACCCCTTCCGAAAGCCGGGCTTGCAGGAACTGCAATGATGCCGTGTCACTGTCGGGCATGTTCAAAACCGGTAGTAGATAAACGGATTGTAAGTGCCCCCGGCCAGCCACGCGGATGAAATCACCAGGAGCGCCACAAACAGCAGTGTTTC comes from the Thermodesulfovibrionales bacterium genome and includes:
- a CDS encoding UDP-glucose/GDP-mannose dehydrogenase family protein, with the translated sequence MHIGIIGTGYVGLVTGACFAEFGVFVTCVDKDEKKIKSLGRGKVPFYEPGLEDLVRRNLKQGRLTFSTKIKEAVDSALVVFIAVGTPPRGDGSADMKYIDEVAAEIARHMDEYKVIVTKSTVPVGTGERIRQIIEKNLKTRNNFDIVSNPEFLREGAAIEDFMRPNRVVIGASSQEAIAILKDLYKPLYLIETPFIITNIETAELIKYASNSFLATKVSFINEIANLCERVGADVKMVAKGMGLDQRIGSKFLHAGPGFGGSCFPKDTRALLKIAQDHGTDLKIINAAVLANENQKKIAYDKMKNAMGGLRGKAIALLGLSFKPNTDDLREAPSLSLVEALLKDRAKVRAYDPVAMENAKSIFPGITYCKGPYDAAKDADAMVIVTEWNQFRNLDLEKIKGLLRKPFFFDLRNIYEPEKMRRLGFKYFSIGRPV